The following coding sequences are from one Musa acuminata AAA Group cultivar baxijiao chromosome BXJ2-4, Cavendish_Baxijiao_AAA, whole genome shotgun sequence window:
- the LOC135609900 gene encoding UMP-CMP kinase 4-like, with product MVDSSKDVNGSFSGDKKIIVVFVLGGPGSGKGTQCAKIVENFGFTHLSAGDLLRAEIKSGSENGTMISNMIKEGKIVPAEVTIKLLQKAMLEGGNDKFLIDGFPRNEENRAAFEDLTKIEPEFILYFDCPEEEMERRLLSRNQGRVDDNIETIRKRFGVFVESSLPVVEYYELKGKVRKVDALKPIDEVFETVKAIFAPFHTKVSF from the exons ATGGTAGATTCAAGCAAG GATGTTAATGGGAGCTTTTCAGGTGACAAGAAGATCATAGTTGTTTTTGTATTAG GAGGACCTGGAAGTGGAAAAGGCACACAGTGTGCAAAAATTGTTGAAAACTTTGGTTTCACCCATCTCAGTGCTGGTGATCTTCTACGTGCAGAAATTAAATCTGGTTCCGAAAATGG TACCATGATCTCAAACATGATAAAGGAAGGGAAAATTGTTCCTGCTGAGGTAACGATTAAGCTTTTACAAAAGGCTATGCTTGAAGGTGGAAACGACAAATTTCTTATCGATGGATTTCCCCGAAACGAAGAGAATCGTGCTGCTTTTGAGGATCTT ACAAAAATTGAGCCAGAATTCATACTATATTTTGATTGTCCAGAGGAAGAGATGGAACGACGACTATTAAGTCGCAACCAG GGGAGAGTTGATGATAACATTGAGACTATAAGGAAGCGTTTTGGGGTTTTTGTTGAATCCAGTTTACCTGTAGTTGAGTACTATGAACTGAAGGGCAAAGTTCGAAAG GTTGATGCACTAAAGCCTATCGATGAAGTTTTTGAAACTGTAAAGGCCATTTTTGCTCCATTCCACACCAAAGTAAGCTTCTGA